Proteins encoded together in one Planctopirus ephydatiae window:
- the ruvC gene encoding crossover junction endodeoxyribonuclease RuvC codes for MFIIGVDPGLNTTGYAVLACHGRQLALHEAGVIRSTKGCSLASRVTEIGRGLREVLADYQSADHELRAIAIEQVFSHTSFPKTAILMAHARGAILYAASEANIPIVHYMPRQIKSLLTGSGKASKEQVQRAVQLELNLPSILEPNDVADAAAIAVCHAFASRLNQPLPKA; via the coding sequence ATGTTCATTATCGGTGTCGATCCTGGCCTCAATACCACCGGCTATGCAGTTCTTGCCTGCCATGGTCGCCAACTGGCACTCCACGAAGCAGGCGTCATTCGCTCCACCAAAGGTTGCTCTCTGGCCAGCCGAGTGACTGAGATCGGTCGTGGCCTTCGTGAAGTTCTGGCCGACTATCAATCGGCAGACCATGAACTCCGTGCGATAGCGATCGAACAGGTCTTTTCACATACCAGTTTTCCCAAAACGGCGATTCTGATGGCGCACGCCCGCGGTGCCATTCTCTATGCAGCCAGCGAAGCCAACATCCCGATTGTTCACTACATGCCCCGGCAGATCAAAAGCCTCCTTACGGGCAGTGGCAAAGCGAGCAAAGAACAGGTGCAGCGAGCGGTGCAACTCGAACTGAACCTGCCGTCGATTCTCGAACCCAACGATGTCGCCGACGCCGCCGCCATTGCCGTCTGCCACGCCTTCGCCAGCCGCCTCAATCAACCGTTACCTAAGGCCTGA